From the genome of Ammospiza caudacuta isolate bAmmCau1 chromosome 12, bAmmCau1.pri, whole genome shotgun sequence:
TGTAGACAGCTTCCACCCAGCAGTTACAGAGTCTTAACACTGCCAAATGGCACTGCACAGATGAggctgaggaaggaaaaaactccTCAAGTCTCTGTAAGCAACTGTGAAAGtgtcatttttcttcttcctaatAGTAATTGGCCTGTCCATTGCTCTCAGACTTCCTCCTCTTACATTTAAATACTATTAATTTTCAATTATCTttcatccttcttcaccttagAGCACAAGTGCAAAGTCTCAGCTGACTATTGTTGGCACTTCAAGCTCTAGGAAAATAATGATTTTGGCTCTTCATATTCagactattaaaaaaaagtttacaCCCATtcatttaaagcatttttgagATTAAAGAAACCATGAAGACATGTTCAACCACAGAAGGCCATGTTTTCTAATAGCAAAGAGAAGCTTTTCACATACTCTTAAaccaggcaaagaaaaaaagtcagaacAATCTTGTGGCACAATTCCAGCCTGGGAAGCCCAGCACACCCCTCTTCCTTCCAACACACACTGTCCTGGTTGGAAATACCAACTAATAAAATTCTGTTCTACAGAGAACCCACAGCGAGCAGGGCACTTCTCATGAAACAATACAGAGGGAAACACAACACGCTTTGGTCCCAGCCTCCCCGTGAGGAAAGCAACAGGACTGTCAGACAACCAAAAGCAACACCAACCCATGCACTCCCCACCTACCCACCCACACCCCGCGTTTGCCGTTTTCTCATTTTGTGCATCAAAACAAAGACAAGCAACACCAACCCATGCACTCCCCACCCACCCATCCACACCCCGCGTTTGCCGTTTTCTTGTTTTGCGCGTCAAACCAAAGACAAGCCATGGTGGCTGCTCTGCGCCCTGCTGAACCACGTCCTTCCCCAAAAAGAAGGGACGAGGAGGAGCGTGGGGACACGCTGTGGCACAGACACTCACTCTTCTGCCGGCCTCGTTGTTGTGCAGGTTCATCATGATGCGCGCGCTCTCGTAGGAGCCTCGCTGGTAAACGCGCTCGCGCTCGCGCGCGTCCACGAACTCCTTGGCGAAGCGGTAGCCGTACTCGATGTTGTCGCCGCAGCCGCCCCACAGCCAGTCCCGGGGCAGGTCCTTGGGCCGCGCGGCGCGGCTGCAGCCGCACGAGGACAGCTCGCCCTCCCGGCACGCGCGGCTCATGGCGTTGACCACGCCGGCCGCACTCACCGCGTAGGTGAACGCCGTCTCCCGGCTGCCTGCACGGAGACACAAGCGGGGTTAGGGGACAGCCACCACTCCCTCCCTTGTCCTCCCAGCCCGCTGATGGGCCGGCAGGACCAAGGCTCTCCAGAGCCACCAAGTTCACGCACACGGTAAAAAGCAGAGTAACCGTGAACCATGCTGCCAAAACATCCTCACTCTGAAagagccaagccaagccaagccatgtGAGCACACACAGTTTGTCAAGAGCAGAAAACACTTCTCTTTCATGCCGGTGAGCACCTGGATGAAAGTGCAGAGTGGAGGTGGGTCAGGGCCATGAGGCCAGCGGGGCCAAAGCAGCCATGCCTGCGTGTGAGGGGAAGGAAGGGTAACAGGCTCCCTGTCCTTCAGAAGAAAGAGATGTTAAATACATCTTTTAAAAGTCTGGTTCTTAAATTACTACTTTTCAAACGTGATTGATGCACTTCACCCACTTATTCCAATTTATTTAAAGTTCAAGCAATTTATGAAGTCTCCCAGTATCAAAAGAAGCACGCAGCAGAATAACGCACAACTTTTCACCCTACACATTAGCCAGACACTTCTGGAGGAGACTATTTAAAACTAACAACAACCTGTGCTGGTTATTATCCACCACTTCAGCTCTTGTGAATATGGCAAGGGAGCCCACGGACAATCATTTTTACAAAttacagggaagaaaaaaccctTGGCACGAGGTGGCCTTGAAGGTTTTCTCCTGCATCTGGTGCCCttaaatggaaatggaaaaccTCAAGTTTCCAGCTTTCGTTAAGAAAAAGTTACAATACCCATAATGTAAGACATGGCCACATACCATCCTATTGACAGTATCAGATCCCACCTCATTAAGTGTCTGACTTCCCCAATCACTTTTCCAAGGGTGCCACAAGTTCTGAGTACAACTAGCAGAGCTTGCAGATAGACAAACACAAAACTTGCACCAGAGAGCAACACTTGaagtttgtttttctccttaaGACACAGCATCCCAATGGGTCGTTTCCAAGAAAGATTCTTGGAATGACTAAGAATagactaaatatttttttttctgtttatatgATTTAAGTTTTATTCCTAATCTTTAGTCTAATCAATAGATCAAGCTAGATTTTAGTCTTGGTTTTACGTGATTTTACTTAGGGAACATCATGACCTTTAAAAACTAGGATGTTAAGAGGCTGTGTTTTGGGCAAATCATATATATTTAGACAGCAACATTTTAGGCAGAATCTCTTTGTACAAGATGTATCATGACAGGTCAAATCTAATAGGAGCTTTCAAGCACTTATGAAACATAAATAATTTGAAGTCTGGTTCATATTTAACATCAAGATGACACCATGATCAGAGCAGCTTTGTTAATACAACAGCTGTCATCCACTGGATTGATTTTAGTACTAGATGCTGGgtttaaatgggaaaaatcagaaatcttATGTTAGGAAAGATGAGATTTAAGAAAGATCAGAAGCACTTTGCTACCTTACAGTGGTGTATACTCACAGACACCTGCTCTTGGAAGTATCTACATGAATTGTGGGTATAAAGGGTTACAGGAGTAgcattttcagttaaaaaaacaTTGGCTTTATGTGGTGACTTAAGCCTTGCATCTACTGCAAACTATAGCAGGGGGAACCTCATACAGATTTTAATGTTCCCCTTTGCTCTGTAACACATATTTTTGGATTAATTCCTTAAGCAAAATTTCCACTCTATTGAGAGGAAAGAAACGTGGTCTGCTTTGGACCACAGGACTCGCCTCTTCCATtccatttttgttcttttgcaTGTTTAGTTAACTCATGCTTTCTCATGGTTAACTCTGTCCCTTATTGTGGGATTTAAACTCATAAAGCTGACTATTTTTGACTCGTTTTCATTATTAACCTGGAACAAATTTTAAAGAACTTACTCTcagtgggaaggagaaggaaaggcttGGGTACAGGAAGGAGAGTTGCCCTGCAAGTTCCCTCCTTGAGCATTTAGGCAAATTATAAAATAGCATCAGCTGCTGAAGTGCACTTCAAGCCAACACTGCCTCAAGCCATCGACCCCAGGAACACATTAAGAGTGATGGCTCCACACGGATGAGTTActctgagttttctttttttccttcttttttcagtCTTTAGGCACAACTGTGCTTTCCTTCACTGTCAAACATATCTGTCTTTTCCCACAGTCCAGGATTTCTCTCTATTGTAGCCATGGCAAGCAAACACACATTCCAAACACGTTCGAGTCCCCTCTCTCccatatatataaaacatagaAATGGAACTGTTCAATATACACACACTGTAGGAAGCCACCCACAGAGCAAGGCGCTGAGCTTTACACTCCATCTGAATAAGTCTGCAAGAacagaacctttttttttttttttatacctgAACATAAGATACAAAATGTTCTTTGtcttgcattttaaaagcattcaACATCAGGCTGAAGGCAGAACAAGCTGGACCCCAACCACACGGAGCTGTAGGGGGAGGATCCAGTGATTTTGTTTCCTGTTAGCACTTAGCAAAGCCCATGTGcagcctgcacagggctggCCACAAAGCCAGGAGACGGCAGCGAGCACCGTGGCCTGACCTGGGAACCAGCACCcgaggagagcagagcagaacacaGGCCCTAAAACTTTACAGTTCAACAAGCCACAGAGCAAGTTTCCAAACCCAAGGGCAGGTTTATTTGTACAGCTTTAGCTAACTGCAGGGTAAATCCTGGAAGAAAGACTGTCCATTGACACGCGGGGCCGTGGCTGTGCCGTGCCCGGGAACTCTCTGGGGCGCAACCAAGGGCACGAGGCACAGCCTCCCAAACAATGGGCACTCAGAGCCTgcaccctgcactgctggcagcaaggGCATCTgacagcccagcacacagcccatGGCAGGCTGAAACCAACAGGATCAGGCTCTGAAAGTGCCCACTCTTCCCTCCACACAGAGGAACACCGGCTGGTCATTACTGAGGGTCAGCACGAAATACCACAGCTGCTACACCTCCTTCTTGCTCTCACTGAACACACTCTTCATGCTCCCACTCCTGAATATGGCTATTAACCCTGCTTCCATCTGCAATTAGAATAAGTGGCTTAATTACATGATGAATTGCTGTGTAGACATCAGCTAATACAGTCATATCCAGCAAAAGGGTGCAGCAAAGTTATTTAACTTGAAAGGAGCCACCTTTAAATAGATCTGTCATACTTGGGGAGGGCAGAAATATAGATTCCAGAGACAGACACCACAAATCATGGGCCCCATCCTGTGCACTCCTTCACACCAACAGTCCCCCTGAGCAAATTTTCACTTGCTTGGATAATAAATAAGGGCTGAAGGATGAAGGCCTAAATTTTAAACAGATtaattttctgacattttttaGACTAGAACAGAGAGGCGTACAGAAGAAGCTTGCTTTCATGTTTTTACACTCTTGCTTGCGtaaggtaaaaaaaaccccaaactctatGGAGGGTTAAACACTGTGCTTTATAAAGCCTAGGGAAGGTTGTTTATCTAAAATCAAATGTTCCAATTCGGTACTTTCatgcaacagatttttttctatttgtctGACAATCTCCAAATAAAAACGTCTTTTAACAAAAACTGAGACCAAATGTGAATTGATGCATTCCTTCAACTTTAACTGGAGTCAGCCCAGTTACAGACAAACCCAGACTGAAAccaattttaaaacttttcctttttctaaagCAGGACAGAAAAACACTGCCATAAAAGCTTTGCTTTACAACCCCAACTAAAAAGCAGTGCTGCATTTGCCAGTGTACTGCTCACATCTTAAAGCATCACAAGTGTCACCCAGAAAAGTAGGCATTTTTCAGTTGATTACACAAAATCAGCAATCTGCCTTGAGAAATTCAGAAGAAGGTTTCACCATAGACCCCATTCAACAGCACTGGTTAAAATTTTACCaaggattttaaaatactaCAAGATCCTCAAATGCTTATAAAGTCAGGCAGCACATGAACACTGGAGAAGGCCTTTTCAGAGAGGATCTGATAGGGGAAGGGTTGGGTGTCCACCAAATTGTGATAAGATTTAAACAAGAATCTGTCTCTCACCATGGACATGATTCCATCAGATGTCAGTTACAAGGAGAATCACACATTTTACCATGATAGAACTCATCTCATGAAAATTACCCTGctacagtaatttaaaaataaatctgttttccttaaaaagagagaaaaaaccaCTGTATCTGGAAATAAGCAAGGAGGAATTGCCTATAAACACTAATCGACAGAGCAGCAATTTTCAGTTAACCTCTGGACCAAGAGCGATTTATTATCCAGCTGCTAACTTTGGAACTAGACATGGACATCTTTAATTTTACAAGACGCTGCTGGTTTTAATTCTTGTAGGTTGCCTTCGTTTTGTCTCAGGTTCTCTAAAAAAGAGATTTCAGGGCctcattttcctctctcccctATTCCcatatgcaaatatatattcCTACTTTGTTTTCCAAGACATATGGCTGGACAGTGGTGGGAAATCACCTCCAGCTAAAAATAATCCAGCTCCTTTGCCAACTTTTAGAAACACTTGATTGTATACAGTACTCAGTAAGAACCTGGCAAGAGATTCAAGTGCAGAACAGTGTGTGCCATACATATCCTCAGACAAGAGTTTAATCATAAAGACGTTGCTTCCTACCTATCTGCATGACTCTGCCAAAAACAGAGTTGTTGTCCACAGTGCTGCAATTCCATCTTCTGTGTCTGAATTGATACTGGCACTCCTTAATGCCCGTCTTTGCGCCCTCTCCAATGAACTGCATATGGTCCTGATACAACTGGCAGAGCTTCTTCTGTCCCTGGGAAAGCCCTGCTAGCtggctgcacaggggctgggctccTATAATGTACACCTCTGACATCTGAACAGGGTTCATGGGGTTCATGGGGTTCATCCCTAAAGACCTGCACAAAGAAAGAGTTGCATTAATGAACGGAagacttcaaaataaaataaagcaatttttaaaaaatctataaatCCCAGACACGTATCTTATACATGAGTATACAACGCCTGTTTTTGTTAACaagtgagaaaaaaacccagacacaTAAATATAAACTTTTGTTTTAAGAACAGGACAGAAGTTACTGTGGTTATCACCATACATTAGAGACTGAAGTACGACACAGACTTGGAAGACGTGCATCTAGGCAGTCTTTTACCAGCTTAAATTGACACAGTAAAAAACCAGAAGCTCCAAACAATTGCAAGgccaggaaaataaataaagcaaaaatgaaaaaagctcTCCAAATCCCAATTTATCTTAACACATATTTTATACTTAAGTCTGGGTTTTTCAGTCTGATCTCTTATAAACAAATAGGGAAACCTTTAGCAAGCCAGAAGTAGAAACTTGCTACAGACTAGTCTAGCTTCTTCCAAATGACAACACAGAAACATACAGGCAAGTATATTCATTCTAAACAAAATCaactttgttttcttaattCTAAAGTGCTCTTCACATGATACATTTCAATTAAAAAGTAGCTATTAATCCAAAAGGCATCACTGGAAAAAGCAGACAAACACCTATTTCAAGAACTCTCAACATTGTACACTATACAGATAATTTGCCAAAGTGGGAATTTAAACGTACTCCTTTGTAACGAAATATATTTGTAAACATTTCAGTTACAGAAAACTTCAAACTGAaactttaacttttttttttaacaaatcaGCATTTTCTCTTGTACATGCAAACCATCTAACGTAAGGGAGTTGAAACatctcttttaaaagaaaaacaattacaGTGATTTAAAGATGATAAAATTCATAGAGAATCCACCAGACAGCATTCTAAAAACTGTGTTTTACTAGACGAGATGTTGCACATTTACCCTCACTCGACAGACCCGTTCTACTCAACATATTCCAACCAGAACTTCTCCCCTGCTGCCTCGCTCCGGCCGCACTCCCGCAGAAACAAAGTACAGAAGAAGCACAGAGACATTGAAGCAAGCAAATCTTGACACCCCCTTCCAAAAGCAAGTCGATACGAGACGCTTACCACCAAGAGCTGGCTTCTATTACAACCTGGGTAAAAGAGGAGAAAACGGCCAGAGCCACTACGAGGTAATGAGAAGCCATTGTGCTGCCAACTGTCCCCACAGCACCTCCGTGGATTAATACTGCACTGGATTTCTGgaggggggagaaaaaggaTCAGATTGTTTATTGCTTCTCAGACCATTTTCGAGCATTCAAGTTTAAACAACGGAAGTCTCCGGGCCCCTTTTAACTTGACTCTGCCTCGCCGGCCCTTCTCCGCGCCGAGGCTCTGGTGCCAGACACAGGCGCAGCTCCCGCGGCACCGGGCAGAGCCCACCCCGCAGCCCCCACCCCTCGGACACCGCCTTCCCGGGGCGCCCGCCCGTCCctgcgccccggccccgccgctcgcACCCCGccccggcacggcacggccaCCGGAGCCGTCCCCGCTGCCCCGGGGCGCAGCGACCCGCGGGCATTACCCCATGGCAGCCCGCGCCGGGGACACGGAAGGCTCACGGCTGGCTAAAGGCGGCTGCAGGTTCGCACAGCGAGCCCGACAGGGAGGGGGCCGGCGCCTCGAGGGGTCGGTTCCGCGGGGGCCCGAGGGCTCCCGCCCCGCGATGATGCGGCCGCTCCTTGCCCTGCTCCGTCGGCCCCTAAAACATCGCGGCGCGGCCTCGGGGCTCCCGCCCGCCGCGACCGCCGAGCTCCGCGCTGGCACCGCGGGCACTGCCCCGacggcagccccggggccgctACCGGGCCGGGGAGGTACCAGGAGCGACAAGGGGCAGCTCCGCGTCCCGACCCGGACCCTGCAACAACCGGGCTGCCGTCCTGGAAGTCAAAGGCTTCCCCCGACAGGTCCCGCGATCACCGTCTGGTCCTCACACGGGACTCTCTCACTCTCTCCCCAGAGCCATTCCTGGGGTTGATTTCCCCTCCCCtcggaaggaaaaaaaaaaaaaaaagaagaaaaaaaaaaaggacatttcGACACTTGGGGGCTCCCTATTCCCTATTCATTCTCCCAAGGCCCTTAACGCTGAATTGAAGGTGTTCTTAATtctaatttatttctgtttgcgAAGGACCGGGAGGAGCGGAGCTGCGACAGCGGGGCGGACACGGAACCTGCCCGGGCACACGCGGGGGAGCTGCGGCAGCGTGGGGACCCCCACGGGCCGCTCCCCGACACCGCTCGGGGGCCGCAGCCCTGGGGCGAAGCCTCCCCGCGCCGTGCGGGTTAAACATCCATCCCCTGCGGCGGGAGATGAGCCCCCAGGTCCCCGCTGCTGGGGGCGGGTAAACGGGGCCGGTCTCCCGCAGCAGAAAGAGCCCGCCCGTCCCACGGGGGCTCGGTCCCGGCAAAGGTGCGAACGCCGAGGGCGTGCTGAGCGAGGGACGAGGCGAAGCGAGGAGCGCGCGGGGCAATCCGCGACACCCGACAGCGCGCAACGCGCCGGGCTCTTTTCATCGTGTTACTTCTTGAAACAATGACAGTCACAAAGGAGCGCCACCAAAGTGCCCGAGCCCAGCCCGAGGAGGTCGGAGACGCCGGTGCCCATGCGGGACGCCGACAGCTGTGCATCAGCCCGGCCCAGCAGCCAGCCCGGGCAGAGCCGAGCTGCCGGCGGGGCAGAGCCGGGAGCGGGGCAGAGCCGGGAGCGGGgcgctgtccctgcagcaggacgCGGCCGGCAGGGTCAAAGCGCTCTGTCCCCACAAGGCCGGGGCGCCCCGCGCTCGGAGCCCCCGGGCCGGCGGTGGCGGCTCGCTCCCAACAGGGGGCGGCCTCGCTCGGTGGCTCTGCCCTTCCGACGGCAGCTCCGCGCCGCTGCCATCGCCCCCCGCGCTGCGCGCACCGCGCCGGGCTGCGAGGCTGCGGAGGAGACACCTGCGCCCGGGGCCGCGGACAGCCCGGCCCTGCCAGCCCGGCCCTTCGGCACGCAGCAGCTGACAAGGTACCACCAGaaacaacacacacaaaaagcccacagtaaaaaaaaaaaaaaaaaaaaaaaaagaaaaaagaaaagaaaaaaaggcagactGCCCAGCAGCACGGAGCACTGGAGATGGGGAGTGTGAGGCACCGCGCTCAACTCTGTAGGGCCGCGGAGATTGGGTTTTGGTATTTAACGCACCCCATGCGGAGCCCGCGCTCCTTGCCGAGATGAAAAGAGAGGCTTTTACAGATCCTGCACCGCGGGATCGCCTCTGATCCTGTTTTACACGGGATGTCTGGAAAGCCTGCGAAGACATCTGGTTTTCTAGGAGCACTACCAGCGGGCAGGCGGCATCCAGAGCCCGGCTCCGGGGGGCTGTAAACCGCGGGAGGCGCAGCGGCTCCGCGGGGACCCCCCGGCCGCCCCCTGCTCCCCGCTGCGCCTTCACAGCCATTTGGAGGAGCCAGAGCACGTCTCACGTTTGCAGGGAAAGGCACGGGTCGGGTCCCggcccagctctccccagcGGAGGCGCAGAGGGGCTGTTTTCCCGGGGGTGAAGGCACATCGTGTCCTTCCCTCGGCGCCCGGGGACAGCCTCGCTCCTCGGCCCCGCTGAACTCCCCGTGACCCTCCGAGCGCAGCCCATTTACCATACAACTgacaattaaaaacaaacaaacaacaaaaagccaACAGCCTTTCCAACATGGAGTCCTCGCAGCGCCAAGGGGACCCCGAGGAGCCGCGCTCCTCCGCGCTGACCCAGGCGGGACCCGCTGCAGATGCAGAGTGATAATCTCCAGAAACtgagaataaaattaaatgggggggggggaagggggggctGACTCCGGGTCCTCCGCTGGCCCCCAGCCAGTTCTCCTTAAAGGTACAGGCCACCATTAGCCGACGTTGGGCTTCTCCATAGCGATCCTCCTCGGGAAACTTTGGGAAGTTTGGAAAGATGTCTTTAAGCTCGCGTTAGGAGCCGCTGCCAGAAAGATGCACCGGGACGCGGCGGGCAGAGCGAGCCCAGCAAGTGTCCCTGCGGCGGGCAGCCTCTCTTCGGGGGGAAATttaaaaagagagggaaaagcagaaaatacaagAGCTTTTCCCAAGTGGGGAGCAGAACTCTCCGCGGTGGGTGAGAGcggagaggcagcagcacccgGCGCTGGCCGAGGAGGGCAGGAGAGGCCGCCCCGCACCTCGCCGAGCGC
Proteins encoded in this window:
- the WNT5A gene encoding protein Wnt-5a — encoded protein: MEKSSAVLIHGGAVGTVGSTMASHYLVVALAVFSSFTQVVIEASSWWSLGMNPMNPMNPVQMSEVYIIGAQPLCSQLAGLSQGQKKLCQLYQDHMQFIGEGAKTGIKECQYQFRHRRWNCSTVDNNSVFGRVMQIGSRETAFTYAVSAAGVVNAMSRACREGELSSCGCSRAARPKDLPRDWLWGGCGDNIEYGYRFAKEFVDARERERVYQRGSYESARIMMNLHNNEAGRRTVYNLADVACKCHGVSGSCSLKTCWLQLADFRKVGDALKEKYDSAAAMKLNSRGKLVQVNSRFNAPTIHDLVYIDPSPDYCVRNESTGSLGTQGRLCNKTSEGMDGCELMCCGRGYDQFKTVQRERCHCKFHWCCYVKCKLCTEIVDQFVCK